From a region of the Tiliqua scincoides isolate rTilSci1 chromosome 4, rTilSci1.hap2, whole genome shotgun sequence genome:
- the LRATD2 gene encoding protein LRATD2, whose amino-acid sequence MGNQVEKLTHLNYKEVPTTDPTGMDRDEGPRIGVSYIFSNDDDDVEPQQDLGVSDLGGDHPASQPYDPRLHEVECSVFYRDECIYQKSFSGDDTLPFEVDGSGGSHLATYTPENLLNRCKPGDLVEFVCQAQYPHWVVYVGDFQVVHLHRLEVVNSFLTDASQGRRGRIANQLYHYKPLSPATVVRNALDQVGCKDRDLSWRNSECFAAWCRYGKREFKIGGELRIGKQPYRLRIRLGDKRSHTLEFQSLEDLIMEKRRNDQIGWAAVIQELSSHLQVTEAEEDDDNDGDAGAQTAAE is encoded by the coding sequence ATGGGGAACCAAGTAGAGAAACTGACCCATTTAAACTACAAGGAAGTTCCCACGACAGACCCAACAGGCATGGACAGAGATGAAGGGCCCAGGATTGGGGTCTCCTATATATTTTCCAATGACGACGATGATGTGGAACCACAGCAAGACTTGGGGGTGTCTGATCTTGGTGGCGACCACCCTGCATCACAGCCATATGACCCCCGGCTGCACGAAGTGGAATGTTCAGTCTTTTACCGTGATGAGTGTATTTATCAGAAAAGCTTTTCTGGGGATGATACGTTGCCCTTTGAGGTGGATGGAAGTGGAGGAAGCCATTTAGCCACTTATACACCAGAAAATCTGTTGAACAGGTGCAAGCCTGGTGACCTGGTGGAGTTTGTGTGCCAGGCCCAGTATCCCCACTGGGTGGTCTACGTTGGGGATTTTCAGGTGGTGCATCTACATAGGTTGGAAGTAGTGAACAGCTTTCTGACGGATGCcagccagggcaggaggggacgCATCGCAAACCAGTTGTACCATTACAAACCACTAAGCCCGGCCACTGTGGTGCGGAACGCCCTGGATCAGGTTGGTTGCAAGGACCGGGATCTCAGTTGGAGGAACTCCGAGTGCTTTGCAGCCTGGTGCCGTTACGGCAAGCGAGAGTTCAAAATCGGCGGCGAACTCCGTATAGGTAAGCAGCCCTACCGGTTGCGGATCCGGCTGGGAGACAAACGTAGCCATACATTGGAGTTCCAGAGCCTGGAGGATCTCATTATGGAGAAGAGAAGGAATGACCAGATAGGGTGGGCAGCTGTCATCCAAGAACTTTCCAGCCATCTGCAGGTGACTGAAgcagaagaagatgatgataatgatggtgATGCAGGTGCCCAGACTGCCGCCGAGTAG